A section of the Streptomyces sp. NBC_00178 genome encodes:
- a CDS encoding beta-class carbonic anhydrase: MSTSAQSSAETDSSAARSGGTVTDRLVELNGRYSEAFSDPGMDARPVLHVAVVACMDARLDLHSALGLELGDCHTIRNAGGVVTDDVIRSLTISQRALGTRSVILIHHTNCGLESLTEGFRQELELEVGQRPVWAVEAYSDADQDVRQSMQRVRTSPFLLHTDDIRGFVFDVTTGKLREILPAS, translated from the coding sequence ATGTCGACTTCTGCGCAGTCTTCCGCCGAGACCGATTCCTCCGCCGCCCGCTCCGGAGGGACGGTGACCGACCGGCTGGTCGAACTGAACGGCCGTTACTCCGAGGCCTTCAGCGACCCGGGCATGGACGCACGGCCGGTTCTGCACGTGGCCGTGGTCGCGTGCATGGACGCCCGTCTCGACCTCCACTCCGCGCTCGGCCTCGAGCTCGGCGACTGCCACACCATCCGCAACGCGGGCGGCGTGGTGACCGACGACGTCATCCGCTCACTGACCATCAGCCAGCGGGCGCTCGGCACCCGCAGCGTCATCCTGATCCACCACACCAACTGCGGTCTCGAATCCCTGACCGAGGGCTTCCGGCAGGAGCTGGAGCTCGAGGTGGGCCAGCGTCCGGTCTGGGCGGTGGAGGCCTACTCCGACGCCGACCAGGACGTACGCCAGTCGATGCAGCGGGTCCGCACGTCGCCGTTCCTCCTGCACACGGATGACATCCGCGGGTTCGTCTTCGACGTCACCACGGGCAAGCTGCGCGAGATCCTCCCCGCCTCCTGA